GTAGGGCTTGTCTATTAAATCGCTTATTTAGTCCTTCCGGACTCATTAATATCCCAGTGTATGCCTCTAAACGACTACATAATTTCATTAAAGATGTGCTCGCAACCTTTTGACTTAACCATTGGATCTGAGTCAATATCTTGAACACAAAAAAGTTAAGTGCTAGGATGCGTTTCTCAGCAAATCTTCTACTGCTTGTGGTGTTTTGTATCCTAAACCTCCATGTATCCGTTTGCGATTGTACCAGCCTTCTAGATATGTAAAAAGCGCAAGCTTTGCTGACTTATAATCTATGTACGTCACATGGTTTACTTCTTCTTTTTTCAGTATGGCATGAAATGACTCCATGCAGGCATTATCATAGGGGCACCCCTTTTTGCTACATGAGTGAATTATGTGGTATTCCTCAACACGCTATGCGAAATCTTGACTTGTGCTAACCTTACTGTCATATTCTGAGAAAAAGAGTATCCAACAATTTTCTTTGAATGTAGATCAAGAACGGATGCCAAATAGCACCATCCATCTCGAAGAGTATGGATATAGGTAATATCTGCTACCCATTTCTCGTTAATAGAGGTTGTTGTAAAGTCTTGATCTAGTATATTAGGTCCTTCTATTACTCTATCTTTACTTGATTGCGGGCGGAATTTCTTCCTTGTAATTGATCGAATGTCTGCCTTTTTCATAAGTCGCTGAGTTCTCTTCAAACTAATAGAAATACCTTCACTTCTTAGCAGAAAATGAATTTTTGGAGCACCATAACGTCCCTTACTTTCCAGGTGAATTTGCATGATTCTTTTCGTAATCTGCTGGTTTTCATTTTCACGAGGGGAAGCTTCTTTCTTATAGGACTGGTAGTAAGTGCTCCTTGGTATATTTAGTACCTCACACATAATCTGGATAGGATGCTTTTCTTTATTCGTCTCAATGAATTGGTTTAACTCAGCTGCGTCTATTTTTTCGCGAATATGGCCATAGCCTTTTTTAGAATTTCATTTTCTTGCTTCAATCGGAGCATTTCTTTCTGCATAGCAGCAACTTCTTTTGGTGTAATGGCTTTTTCTCCTTCTCCGAAAGGAGTAAATTCTTTCACCCATTTATAAATGGTTACTTCTGATATGCCATATTCGCTAGATAAACTCTTTACCTTGTGACCAGAATGATAAAGGTCTACAATTGTTCTTTTAAAATCTTCCTTGTATTTCTTGTTTGTACTATTTTGTTTCATCCGTACTCATCTCCTATAAGTTCATTGTAAGAACTTAACTAAGAGGTGTCCATGAAACTATACTAACTCCAGGTGTCCTTTTGTAATTCGAAATACCCTGAATCCCTTAGATAACAAAAGAAGGAATCGTTTGCTGCCCAAGCTCTTTGCTTACAACAGAGCTTTCTATCATTCTCTGATCGGAATAACGGCATCATGTATGAACTGATCTAGACGTTTCTGATGATTACTCACTTCTTCTCTGCTCCACCCCAGCTTTTGGGCCATATAGGCGATAACGGGCTCCTTCCAATCTCGAACCCCCTGTATATTAAAATAGAGGTCTCCTGTGCGACGAATAAAGAAATCCTCTGGAGTCGTTGCCATCTCTTCTTCTATCGCATACATAAGGGGTCCAAAAACATGTGTAGGCAATCCGGATTCCGCTCTTTCTGCCTCATGTTCACTTATTCGTGAGAAAATGCGAGATACATTTGAGCCATAGCGAGCAACTAACTGCTCTGCTTCCTGTTCGGATAGGCCGATCGAGATGCCTTCCTTTATCTTGTCCTTCTTAAATAACTCAAACTTGTCGGCACCACCTACATCACCGCCAGATAAACGGATTTGATCAGTTGTACAACGTGGATAATTCCCTTGACCTTCTGTTTTGAATTGCTCGACTAGTAGATCAACAATTCTCTCAGCCATTTTGCGGTACCCAGTCAGCTTCCCGCCTGCAATTGTTAAAAGATTTGATTCGGACATAAAAATCTCGTCCTTACGCGAAAGCTCAGATGGGGATTTGCCATCCTCGTGTATTAACGGACGTAAGCCTGCCCAGCTTGATTCTACGTCCTCTCCTGTCAATTCAAGCGATGGGAACATAAAATTAGTCGCACGAAGAATGTAGTCTCGATCCTCTACAGTTATTTTGGGGTTAGCAATGTCCCCCTGATAGTTCGTATCCGTTGTTCCTACGTACGTCTTATTATCTCGTGGAATCGCAAACACCATGCGTCCATCCGGTGTATCAAAATAAATAGATTGTTTTAACGGAAATCTTTTTTTGTCAATCACGATATGAACACCTTTGGTGACATGTAGTCTCTTGCCTTTGTTAGAGCCATCGATTTCTCGAATGGTATCAACCCATGGACCTGCCGCATTAATGATTTTCTTGGCACGGATCGTAATTTTTTCCCCACTGATTTGGTCAATAGCTACGACCCCTACTACCTTGCCATGCTCATACAACAAATCCTCTGCTTTCACATAATTGATAGCAGTTGCTCCCCGTCGCACCGCTTCCTTCATCACTTCCATCGTTAGACGAGCATCATCTGTCCGATATTCTACGTAATAACCGCCACCTTTTAGCTTTTCCTTGGCCAATAACGGCTCTTTTGCTAGGGTTTGCTCCTTGTTCAGCATGATACGACGCTCATTTTTCTTAACCCCGGCTAATGCGTCATACACTCGTAAGCCTATCGAAGTAGCAAATTTACCATACGTTCCTCCTTCTATCATGGGAAGAAGCATCCACTCTGGCGTAGTGACATGGGGAGCATTTTCATATACGATGGCCCGTTCCCGTCCTACCTCCGCAACCAGCTTAAATTCCAGCTGTTTTAAATAGCGCAAACCTCCATGCACTAGTTTTGTCGAACGACTAGAGGTCCCGGCAGCAAAATCCTGCATGTCAATCAAAGCCGTATTTATCCCACGTACTTGTGCATCCAGTGCTATTCCCGCCCCAGTGATTCCGCCTCCGATCACCAGCAGATCATATTCCTGTATCTCCATATCACGCAATAATTGTCCGCGATATAAGCTTGAAAATGGCTTTGTCATCCTCACTCACTCTCCTGTACATAATAACGAGCACAATTCTTCGTCAGGTGAATAAAAAAAGACCACAACAAGATCCTTCTCAATCATAAGGATCTGCTGTGGTCTACTCCCATTCTCCGACCAATATTAACTTGTCTATTTGATAACAAAAGTATAGCGTAGTTTACTGGTAGCTTCAACCGACAGTCGGTACTTGGAAGCCCATTGTTGCTTCTACTGCTTTTTTCCATCCACTATATAATTTACTTCTTTCCTCTGCCCCCATCTGTACCTCAAAGCGCTTATCAATCTGCCAAACAGAGGCAATCTCCTCTCGACTTTCCCAGAATCCAACAGCTAGACCAGCTAGATAAGCTGCCCCTAATGCTGTCGTTTCACTATTGGTAGGACGCTCAACTGAAACACCAAGAATATCGCTTTGGAACTGCATCAGGAAATTATTTCTTACTGCACCACCGTCTACACGCAAGGCTTTTAAAACAATTCCTGAATCCACTTCCATTGCAGAAAGGACGTCTTTTGTCTGGTACGCAAGCGACTCAAGAATGGCACGGATAAAATGCTCTTTTTCTGTCCCACGTGTCAATCCAAATATAGCTCCTCGCACGTCACTCTTCCAATATGGCGTACCGAGTCCAACAAAGGCTGGAACCATATATACACCTTCAGTCGATTCCACTCGTTGTGCATATTGTTCACTTTCAGCCGCCGATTTTAACATTCGAAGCCCATCACGTAGCCATTGGATAGCTGAACCAGCAACAAAAATACTACCCTCTAACGCATATTCCACTTTACCATCGATGCCCCATGCGAGCGTCGTTAGTAATCCACTTTCCGATTTAACTGCCTTTTCTCCCGTGTTCATCAGCATGAAGCAGCCTGTTCCATAGGTATTTTTTGCCATCCCTGTCTCGTAGCATGCCTGCCCAAATAAAGCCGCTTGCTGATCTCCTGCCGCACCAGCAATAGGTACCTGTTCGCCAAAGAAATGATACGATGCTGTAAGCGCATACACCTCTGATGATGGTCGAACCTCAGGTAGCATACATTTAGGAATATCCAGCATGGCTAATAACTCAGCATCCCATTTTTGCTCATAGATATTATATAGAAGAGTTCGTGAAGCGTTCGAATAATCCGTTACATGACTCTCCCCACCTGATAAACGCCAGATCAACCATGTATCAATGGTTCCAAACAGCAGGTCACCCTTCTCCGCCTTCTCACGTGCACCTTCTACATGATCCAAAATCCATTTTAATTTGGTACCAGAGAAGTAAGCATCGATCACTAATCCGGTTTTTTCCTGCACTAGATCGGAATAGCCCTGGGCCTTTAGCTCATCACATATCTCGGATGTTTGACGGGATTGCCAAACAATCGCATTATATACTGGTTTGCCTGTGTGTTTATCCCAAACGATCGTGGTTTCACGCTGATTCGTGATGCCAATCGCCGCTACTTCCTTTGGGCTAATATTGGATGTGGACAGAACCTCTGCAATCACAGCTAAAATAGAACCCCATATTTCAAATCCATTATGCTCTACCCATCCTGGCTGTGGAAAATACTGTGGAAATTCCCGCTGTGCCATGGCAACAATCTGCCCTTGCTTATTAAAAAGAATGGCACGAGTACTGGATGTGCCTTGATCTAATGACAAAATATATTTTTTCTCCATATATCACTCATCCCTTTTCCCTGTTATTCAGTATTTTCTCTCTAGTCTAAGCAAGAAATACGATTTTATAAAAAAGCGCTGCCAAAACTCCTCCCGCAATTGGTCCAACAACCGGAATCCAAGCATAACCCCAGTTGGAAGTTCCTTTTCCAGCAATCGGGAGCAGAAAGTGGGCGAGACGTGGTCCTAAATCTCTCGCTGGATTAATCGCATACCCTGTCGTGCCACCTAGGGATACCCCAATGCTAATGATTAAAAGTCCTACCACAAACGGATTTAATCCATCTACAAATTTATTCGCTCCAATCGCAAGAATACCAAAAACCAGAATAAAAGTACCAATAATTTCACTTAAAAGATTACCTAGCGTATTTGGAATGGCAGGATCAGTTGCAAAAACAGCCAATTTCGCCCCTTTATCCTCTGTTTGTTTCCAGTGAGGCAGATAGTGTAGCCAAACAATTACAGCGCCCAAAAAAGCTCCCAACATCTGTGCCACGATATACAACGGTACGTCAGCCCAAGCAAACCTATCGATGGTAGCTAACGCAATCGTAAGGGCTGGATTTAGATGAGCGCCACTTATCCCGCCCACAGCATAAGCTCCCATGGTAACGGCCAACCCCCAGCCAATCGTAATGACAATCCACCCTGAATTTTGCGCTTTTGATTTATGAAGAACAACCCCTCCTACTACGCCGCCCCCCAAAATAATTAAAAGCATGGTACCAACCAATTCTCCTACAAATGGTGACATCTTATGTATCCCCCTTTATGCTTTGACTGACAACAAAAAACCCACAGGAAACAATCCCTATAATACCATAGGGAAGCCTCTGTGGGTCTCCGATTCTCCATCACCTGATTAACTTTATATCCCATTTAAACAAACAAAAGATAATTCTGTCAACAATGAATTATCAGGGAATGAGAAAGATTTTATTTATTCTCATAATGATGCCAAATCTCTTTCCGTGATGTTGTTACCGCAACAGCCCCACCACTAAAGGCACACTCGGCATCCTCCACAGTTCTGATTAAACCACCTGCAAGCACAGGAATCTTCACACGATCATATACTTCGGCAATAATATGCGGCATAATTCCTGGTAATACCTCGATATAATCTGGCTGCGTTTGTTCTAAAAGACGGTAACTGGTTTCAAGCGCCGTAGTGTCCAGCAGAAATAATCGTTGAATCGCTAAGACTTTATTTTTCTTTGCGGTTAGTACGGCACTTTTCCGCGTGGAAATTACACCTGCTGGTCGAATTTCTTGACATAAAAATTCGGTTGCATATTCATCATTTCGTAAGCCATTAATAAGATCAGCATGCACAAGCATTTTTTTATTATGCTTTTTCGACATTTGGACAATATGCTTTAATTGCCCTACATGGCTATCCAACAAGACTAAATATTCAAAACGACTTTTAAGCAATGCCTCGAAATCCTTCATCTGTCTGACTGCTGGTAATACTTTCTGCTGTAAAAAATCCATGCAACACTTCACATCCTGTATCAAAAACTATCATGCATCATTGTAGCAGGATTTTTCGAGGATGCAACTAGTCTTTGTATTCCCAGAAGACCTTTCTCTCTAGTTGCCCTTTACCGATTTAGAGATAAAAATAGTGTCTACATATGTACCGTCAGGATATTTGACCTCTCCGATCTTCCTTCCCTCTTCTACAAACCCAAAGCTCTTTAGTAAGCGAAGGGACCTTTCATTATGAGCAAATGCCTCGCCTGATAGCTTCTCAATGACAGGATGTGCCTCTGCCCACTCTAGCATGACTTCAAAAAAGAGACTTCCCATTCTTTGACCGCGCCACTCTTCTTTAATTGTTAACGCGATCATACCTACATGCTGTACTCTCTTTGTTTCTCTTGGCGTAACGGTCATAATTCCGATTAATTCATTCTCGTATTCCGCGATAAATGCCACTTTATTGGGATCATTCCAAAAGGTATCAATACCGGCTGCGACTTGCTCATCATTTGCGATAAATTCTTCTCCAGAAGTGAGCATGAAGGAATTATCGTGAAATACTCGCTCGTAATGCTTCCGAATGATCGAAGCGTCCTTTGCTGTCGGTGAACGAAATGAAATGATGCGATCCGATTTGCTTTGTTTCAACACAGGTACGATCTGAGCCATAGTTATCTATCCTTCCTTTTTAATCTGCTGTAAAATACGTTGAACCATTTTGGCATTCCTTTGTAAAAAATGACCATTAAACATGCTGTAATGCATGCCTGCACCTTGATATTCTCTATAGGTTCCTTTTGTAAATTTACCCCACATTTGCAAATCGGCGGGCTGCGCAATATTGGCCTCATCTGGCTCTGCTTGTACAAAGTGAATGGAAGCATGTACTTGACCCACATGAGCTAACTGAAGGAAGTAAGCAACATACGCTCTGGTTTTCTTCAGAACCTGCTCTTTCACAACCTCATCACCATGGCTAAAGTCTAAGATTTCTCTGATATTTTCTAGTTGCAAGAAGCGCTCAATCTCATCTTCTAGCTCCTCTGGAGTCATTTTCATCTGCTCTGTTTTCATGTAGGTGTCAAACATAATGATGTCAGATACAGTGTGTCCCTTCTCTTCCATTGCTTTTGCCACTTCGAATGCTAGATTTCCCCCAGCTGAATAACCTAGAAAAATGTAGGGTCCTTCTGGCTCTGCATCTAAAATCTGTTGAGTATATAGCTCTATGCGATTTTCCTCTTCCAAATATTCAAATCCATAAAACGTAGCTTCCTGATCTAATAATTCCGCAATTCGTTTGTAGATAAAGATAAAACCATTTATCGGAGGAAAACAAATCACTTTGATATCGACAGCTCGGTTTAATAGCGTCATATGGTTGTTACTCTCCTCCATATAAAAAGCAAAGGCCCGTTCTGCCATATATTCTATCGTTGGGTTTTCATACAGTAATTTTAATGGAATCTCTACGTTTAATTCTTGGGCCACTAGATTAATCATCTTCAGCATTTTTAGTGAGTATCCACCCAGCTCGAAGAAATTGTCCTTAATTCCGATCGGTTTTATTTCCAGAACATCCTCCCAGATGCTCACTAGACTGGCCTCAAGGGATGTTCTGGGCGCCACATACTCTTGCTTTGAGCGCAGGCTGTTCTCTGGCTTTGGCAGGGCTTTTCGATCAATTTTCCCATTAGGGGTTAGCGGCATTTTCTCTATCTGTATCACATACGTAGGGAGCATATAGTCAGGCAAAGAAACAGAAAGGGCTTTTCTTACATCTATGTTTCCTATGTCTTCTGTAGTCACCAAATAGGCGCATAGCTCATTGATTCCATCCTTGTTTTGTCTAGCTATAACTACTGCTTCCTGCACAAATCTACGTAACAGCAACTGCTCTTCAATCTCACCCAATTCAATGCGATGACCTCTAATTTTCACTTGGTGGTCTAGTCGTCCCATATATTCGAGGGTGCCGTCTGCCAGCCATCTAGCCAAGTCCCCTGTCTTATACATACGTTCTCCAGCGATATAAGGGTTGTCGATAAAGCGTTCCTGCGTTAGCTCCTGTCTGTTTAGATAGCCCCTCGCTACGCCTGCTCCCGATACATACATCTCGCCTGGGACCCCGATTGGTGACAGCTTTCTCTCCTGATCCAAAACATAGATAGACAGCGTCGGAATCGGCTTTCCTATGTTGCTTGCGTGCTGATGAAAATCCTCTTCTATCAGCTCACGGAAGGTAGCATGGACCGTGATTTCGGTTATGCCATACATATTGATCAGTTTGGTCTGAGGATATTTTGCTTTCCATGGCTGTAGCTGTCTTGGTGTTAAGGCTTCACCGCCAAAAATGACGTACCTCATATTCAGATTTTGATCAGCGGATTTTACCTCTTCATTTATGATCTGATAAAATGCGGTAGGTGTTTGATTGAGTACCGTTACTTGCTCACTCTGTAGTAATTGTAAGAAGACTTTGGTATCTTGTGCCACTAGCTTAGGAACCACTACCAGCTTTCCGCCAAACAGCAGGGCTCCGAAAATTTCCCATACGGAAAAATCGAAGCTAAAGGAATGAAACAGCGTCCAAACATCTTGATGGGTAAACGAAAACAAGGGGGTGTCTGGAAAGAATAAACGCACGACATGTCTGTGTTCAATCATGACACCCTTGGGATGTCCAGTCGTCCCTGAAGTATAGATGATGTACGCTAAGGATTGCGGTGAAATCTCGACAGACAGATTTTCACTAGCATACTTCTCCAGGTTTTCATCATGTAAATGAATGATTGTTCCCCAATAGGTGGAAACCTTTCCTTCAGGTCTATCGGTAAGCAGAAGCTTCGCCCCGCTATCTTCTAGCATATAATGGATTCGATCCTGTGGATAAATCGGATCGATGGGAAGGTAGGCTGCACCTGCTTTTACAATGCCAAGTATCCCCACAATCATCTCCAAGGAACGCTCAACCATGATCCCTACGATATCGTTAGGTTCAATTCCACGCTCTGTAAGTGATCTTGCTACTTGATTAGCACGTCTATTCAATTCTTCATACGTCATACGTTGATCATCACATACCAAGGCTTCTCGATCCGAATGCTTCTTTGCCTGCTCCTCGAATAGTTGTACAATTGTTTTGTCCTGCGGATAACCGGACTGTGTCTGATTAAAGCCGAATATGAGCTGATTTTTTTCCTGTTCAGACAAGAACTCGATCTCCCGACTAGGTTGTTTCGGGTTGGACAAAGCTTGCTGTAGTAGTCGCAGAGTATGTTGAACAATGCGCTGTATCGTCTCCTCCTGATAACATTCTGAATCGTAATGCAGCTCTATTTCCAGGCTATTTCCCACAGCTCGAAATAGGAAGAATGTTTTACTCTCTATGTGATCGATATCTCCCACGTCATGTACGCTATCGAGCAGAACAACCGTCTGCATATTAACCTGTGATGGATCGTTTATCTCTGGGTGTAGCATCCGTACAGCTTCTGCAAAAGACAGATTGGGATGCTGATCTGCCTCCATGACGGTTTGTTTGATTTTTCCCGCCCATTCGGCAAAGCTATCATTCTTCGTTCCAAATGTTCGCAGAGCAAGAAGATGGTTGGCTGTGTCCTTACTCCTTTTCATTTGAAAAGGGGGCATACCGACTAGAATATCCTCACTCCCTGTATAATGGCTAAGCAACAGCTTCACACCCGTAACTAGCAAAACGTACATACCAAACGCCGATCCATTGCTGGTTGCTATTACTTTTTCAGACAGCTCGGCAGGGAAAACCGCTTTATATACAGACCTAGTGCTCTCTTTGCGTGTTCTGGTAAAATCCTCCGGGAATCCACTCGCGACTACATTTCCTTGTAATTTGCCTAACCAGTATTGCTGTTCCTCTTGCCACTTTCCAGTCGTCATTGTACTTGATTGACTCAATGTGTCACGCATCCTTTTTCTCTCCTTATCAGATCGTGTAGGGAGAGAATGCCCCTCCCTTTTTTACCAGAGAAAAACCCTTACCTGTTAAAATGTAAACGTGAAGTCTTCCGTTATGGCACTCTCCATTTTTTTCGTTCGCAAAAAGGGAATCTCGTTTATGAGC
This is a stretch of genomic DNA from Brevibacillus laterosporus DSM 25. It encodes these proteins:
- a CDS encoding glycerol-3-phosphate dehydrogenase/oxidase, whose translation is MTKPFSSLYRGQLLRDMEIQEYDLLVIGGGITGAGIALDAQVRGINTALIDMQDFAAGTSSRSTKLVHGGLRYLKQLEFKLVAEVGRERAIVYENAPHVTTPEWMLLPMIEGGTYGKFATSIGLRVYDALAGVKKNERRIMLNKEQTLAKEPLLAKEKLKGGGYYVEYRTDDARLTMEVMKEAVRRGATAINYVKAEDLLYEHGKVVGVVAIDQISGEKITIRAKKIINAAGPWVDTIREIDGSNKGKRLHVTKGVHIVIDKKRFPLKQSIYFDTPDGRMVFAIPRDNKTYVGTTDTNYQGDIANPKITVEDRDYILRATNFMFPSLELTGEDVESSWAGLRPLIHEDGKSPSELSRKDEIFMSESNLLTIAGGKLTGYRKMAERIVDLLVEQFKTEGQGNYPRCTTDQIRLSGGDVGGADKFELFKKDKIKEGISIGLSEQEAEQLVARYGSNVSRIFSRISEHEAERAESGLPTHVFGPLMYAIEEEMATTPEDFFIRRTGDLYFNIQGVRDWKEPVIAYMAQKLGWSREEVSNHQKRLDQFIHDAVIPIRE
- a CDS encoding GNAT family N-acetyltransferase encodes the protein MAQIVPVLKQSKSDRIISFRSPTAKDASIIRKHYERVFHDNSFMLTSGEEFIANDEQVAAGIDTFWNDPNKVAFIAEYENELIGIMTVTPRETKRVQHVGMIALTIKEEWRGQRMGSLFFEVMLEWAEAHPVIEKLSGEAFAHNERSLRLLKSFGFVEEGRKIGEVKYPDGTYVDTIFISKSVKGN
- a CDS encoding non-ribosomal peptide synthetase, which codes for MRDTLSQSSTMTTGKWQEEQQYWLGKLQGNVVASGFPEDFTRTRKESTRSVYKAVFPAELSEKVIATSNGSAFGMYVLLVTGVKLLLSHYTGSEDILVGMPPFQMKRSKDTANHLLALRTFGTKNDSFAEWAGKIKQTVMEADQHPNLSFAEAVRMLHPEINDPSQVNMQTVVLLDSVHDVGDIDHIESKTFFLFRAVGNSLEIELHYDSECYQEETIQRIVQHTLRLLQQALSNPKQPSREIEFLSEQEKNQLIFGFNQTQSGYPQDKTIVQLFEEQAKKHSDREALVCDDQRMTYEELNRRANQVARSLTERGIEPNDIVGIMVERSLEMIVGILGIVKAGAAYLPIDPIYPQDRIHYMLEDSGAKLLLTDRPEGKVSTYWGTIIHLHDENLEKYASENLSVEISPQSLAYIIYTSGTTGHPKGVMIEHRHVVRLFFPDTPLFSFTHQDVWTLFHSFSFDFSVWEIFGALLFGGKLVVVPKLVAQDTKVFLQLLQSEQVTVLNQTPTAFYQIINEEVKSADQNLNMRYVIFGGEALTPRQLQPWKAKYPQTKLINMYGITEITVHATFRELIEEDFHQHASNIGKPIPTLSIYVLDQERKLSPIGVPGEMYVSGAGVARGYLNRQELTQERFIDNPYIAGERMYKTGDLARWLADGTLEYMGRLDHQVKIRGHRIELGEIEEQLLLRRFVQEAVVIARQNKDGINELCAYLVTTEDIGNIDVRKALSVSLPDYMLPTYVIQIEKMPLTPNGKIDRKALPKPENSLRSKQEYVAPRTSLEASLVSIWEDVLEIKPIGIKDNFFELGGYSLKMLKMINLVAQELNVEIPLKLLYENPTIEYMAERAFAFYMEESNNHMTLLNRAVDIKVICFPPINGFIFIYKRIAELLDQEATFYGFEYLEEENRIELYTQQILDAEPEGPYIFLGYSAGGNLAFEVAKAMEEKGHTVSDIIMFDTYMKTEQMKMTPEELEDEIERFLQLENIREILDFSHGDEVVKEQVLKKTRAYVAYFLQLAHVGQVHASIHFVQAEPDEANIAQPADLQMWGKFTKGTYREYQGAGMHYSMFNGHFLQRNAKMVQRILQQIKKEG
- a CDS encoding MIP/aquaporin family protein, coding for MSPFVGELVGTMLLIILGGGVVGGVVLHKSKAQNSGWIVITIGWGLAVTMGAYAVGGISGAHLNPALTIALATIDRFAWADVPLYIVAQMLGAFLGAVIVWLHYLPHWKQTEDKGAKLAVFATDPAIPNTLGNLLSEIIGTFILVFGILAIGANKFVDGLNPFVVGLLIISIGVSLGGTTGYAINPARDLGPRLAHFLLPIAGKGTSNWGYAWIPVVGPIAGGVLAALFYKIVFLA
- a CDS encoding glycerol-3-phosphate responsive antiterminator, whose amino-acid sequence is MDFLQQKVLPAVRQMKDFEALLKSRFEYLVLLDSHVGQLKHIVQMSKKHNKKMLVHADLINGLRNDEYATEFLCQEIRPAGVISTRKSAVLTAKKNKVLAIQRLFLLDTTALETSYRLLEQTQPDYIEVLPGIMPHIIAEVYDRVKIPVLAGGLIRTVEDAECAFSGGAVAVTTSRKEIWHHYENK
- the glpK gene encoding glycerol kinase GlpK; this translates as MEKKYILSLDQGTSSTRAILFNKQGQIVAMAQREFPQYFPQPGWVEHNGFEIWGSILAVIAEVLSTSNISPKEVAAIGITNQRETTIVWDKHTGKPVYNAIVWQSRQTSEICDELKAQGYSDLVQEKTGLVIDAYFSGTKLKWILDHVEGAREKAEKGDLLFGTIDTWLIWRLSGGESHVTDYSNASRTLLYNIYEQKWDAELLAMLDIPKCMLPEVRPSSEVYALTASYHFFGEQVPIAGAAGDQQAALFGQACYETGMAKNTYGTGCFMLMNTGEKAVKSESGLLTTLAWGIDGKVEYALEGSIFVAGSAIQWLRDGLRMLKSAAESEQYAQRVESTEGVYMVPAFVGLGTPYWKSDVRGAIFGLTRGTEKEHFIRAILESLAYQTKDVLSAMEVDSGIVLKALRVDGGAVRNNFLMQFQSDILGVSVERPTNSETTALGAAYLAGLAVGFWESREEIASVWQIDKRFEVQMGAEERSKLYSGWKKAVEATMGFQVPTVG